AGCTAAATCAAGAAATTAACAGACATGGCGTGAGTCGCGTCGAATTGACTGCTTTAAACAGCCAACCACCTGGTGTCCGCATGACCTTGCGGGTAGACAAACGCAGCCCAGACTGGCAAGCAACCAGTAGTAGCGCTGGCGGTTTGGTGGTTTTACCCTCTCGTGTGGTCAGATTACCAGGAAACAATTCCAACAATTCGCAGAACAACGGTTCCCCACCCCCAACCACTCGCAACCTACCAGTTGCCATTAATTCGCCAGCCATAATTCAGTCTGTGGAATTGGCTAATAATGATACGCAGTTACTGATTAGAGGCGATAAAACAGTAAATGCCACGAGTGGATGGGATAGATCCTCTGGTTTGTTCCGAATCACTATTCCCAATGCTAAGTTAGCTGCCAACGTTACAGGCCCAAATTTTAGTGCCAATAGTCCCATCCTTCGAGTACGCTTGCAACCTCAAGACAATACAGTAGTTGTCTTGGTGCAAGCAGCCACGGGAGTACAAATTGGGGAACTAAACCAAGTCAGCAACCAGCTTTTGGCTCTACAATTACAAGGGTCTCGTCAGGCTAGGGTTTCACCCCCAGTGGCTTTCCCACCCCTACCACCACCAACTCAAGGGCAACTACCAAGTCCAACGGCTCCTCCCCCACCCAGATCCCAGCCTGCGCCACGTCCAGTACCCAAAACCAGAGCAATAGTCATGATTGACCCTGGACACGGTGGTAAAGACCCAGGTGCAATTGGTATTGGCAGCCTGCGTGAGAAGGATGTAATTTTGCCAATTAGCAAAAGAATAGCCGCGATTTTGCAGCAAAATGGTGTACAAGCAGTATTAACCCGTGATTCAGACTATTTTGTCAGCCTGCAAGGACGAGTGGATTTGGCAGACCGAGCTAACGCTGATTTATTTGTCAGCATCCATGCTAATGCTATCAGTATGAGTCGTCCGGATGTCAATGGTTTGGAAACATATTATTACGACAGTGGTCAGAGTCTAGCTAGCTCGATTCATAGCAGCATTACTCAAAATGTGACTATCAGAGATAGAAAGGTGCGGCGAGCCAGATTTTATGTCCTCAGAAAAAGCTCTATGCCCTCAGTTCTGGTGGAAGTGGGTTTTGTTACAGGTGCAGAGGATGCGGCTAGGCTCAGAACCACAGCTTACCAAAATCAAATGGCCGATGCGATCGCTCGTGGTATCCTCCAGCATCTACAACGAAGATAAG
The window above is part of the Nodularia spumigena CCY9414 genome. Proteins encoded here:
- a CDS encoding N-acetylmuramoyl-L-alanine amidase encodes the protein MKLHWLLPSTVGSIVLLSSPAVAAKLESWRFDANQNRLEINTNSAVQPQAQLIFNPTRLVIDLPSTTFGLPQFTQPVGGAVRAVRVGQFDPQTTRLVVELSPGYTLDPQQVQFENVSASRWRVKLPTPTPEARVERSPSRSLPPQAQAASSARNIYNVVTLDSDANTKPEFSNQVAQSTPGRTQIENLQVTGDGLFLRTNGGNPQVKINRSRDRNTIFMDIADASLSPSLTQLNQEINRHGVSRVELTALNSQPPGVRMTLRVDKRSPDWQATSSSAGGLVVLPSRVVRLPGNNSNNSQNNGSPPPTTRNLPVAINSPAIIQSVELANNDTQLLIRGDKTVNATSGWDRSSGLFRITIPNAKLAANVTGPNFSANSPILRVRLQPQDNTVVVLVQAATGVQIGELNQVSNQLLALQLQGSRQARVSPPVAFPPLPPPTQGQLPSPTAPPPPRSQPAPRPVPKTRAIVMIDPGHGGKDPGAIGIGSLREKDVILPISKRIAAILQQNGVQAVLTRDSDYFVSLQGRVDLADRANADLFVSIHANAISMSRPDVNGLETYYYDSGQSLASSIHSSITQNVTIRDRKVRRARFYVLRKSSMPSVLVEVGFVTGAEDAARLRTTAYQNQMADAIARGILQHLQRR